A genomic stretch from Syntrophaceae bacterium includes:
- a CDS encoding oligosaccharide flippase family protein produces MSLKQYFDVGSMNDQVNELITFYRSSIENVSFLVFVNIIIAAAGWLTQIKIANTLGKDAFGQFAFAVVIGTFLQVFIRFGLDRTLVRDLIHYPDRFSALVRASLFLRYILTIITISALLTLKLLFLQYYISWGVFLIITATAILSLDLQPVYDVRQNIKLHAIFFLFQKFFYLILIWIGIFILKDSFSILFIGSSLLISVVLYLALQHNFVMRRMKSRKESYSELANGIVWLFRNNTFIWFSAIAGLVTAMINQVILKEYCGYAELGGYAAAWQFVIAGTLLLDQVSRVGRPAVARITKSGRSKSDQIQFLIKYFSVMIVVVTPVVLFMIFSPEVVFKLLFRPEYHAAADTLPVMGIYLFLFAVGIVSSQYALSARLEKMYFHAVITGSILSILLCHVLIPANGTIGAAWALLISHGTAIIIYSLGISRHLLKQRSLYK; encoded by the coding sequence ATGTCACTCAAACAGTATTTTGATGTCGGTTCGATGAATGATCAGGTCAATGAACTGATAACTTTTTACAGATCCAGCATAGAGAACGTATCTTTTCTTGTTTTTGTAAATATTATTATTGCCGCCGCGGGTTGGCTGACGCAAATTAAAATTGCAAATACCCTCGGTAAAGATGCATTCGGGCAATTTGCCTTTGCAGTAGTTATCGGCACATTCCTGCAGGTGTTCATTCGTTTTGGTCTGGATCGCACACTTGTGCGCGACCTTATTCATTATCCCGATCGTTTTTCAGCATTAGTACGGGCAAGCCTGTTTTTGCGCTATATATTAACTATCATTACTATTTCCGCTTTGCTGACCTTGAAGCTTCTATTTCTGCAGTATTACATCTCTTGGGGCGTATTCCTCATTATTACAGCGACAGCAATATTATCACTCGATCTGCAACCAGTATATGATGTTCGACAAAACATAAAGTTGCATGCCATATTCTTTCTTTTTCAAAAATTCTTTTACCTCATACTTATATGGATCGGCATTTTTATATTAAAAGATTCTTTTTCAATTTTATTCATAGGCTCATCGTTACTGATCAGTGTGGTTCTATACCTTGCTTTACAGCATAATTTTGTAATGAGACGAATGAAAAGTAGAAAAGAAAGCTATTCCGAGCTGGCAAACGGCATTGTTTGGCTATTTCGGAACAACACTTTCATTTGGTTTTCGGCAATCGCTGGTCTGGTAACCGCAATGATAAACCAGGTTATCTTAAAAGAATACTGCGGCTATGCGGAACTTGGTGGCTATGCGGCGGCATGGCAGTTTGTAATCGCGGGCACCCTCCTCCTGGATCAGGTTTCGCGAGTTGGGCGTCCTGCTGTGGCGAGGATCACAAAATCCGGAAGATCAAAGTCCGATCAGATACAATTTCTGATCAAATATTTTTCAGTGATGATTGTTGTGGTCACCCCGGTGGTGCTTTTCATGATTTTTTCCCCCGAAGTTGTTTTTAAATTACTTTTCAGGCCTGAATATCATGCGGCAGCAGACACACTTCCTGTTATGGGTATTTATTTATTTCTTTTTGCCGTTGGAATCGTTTCTTCGCAATATGCATTGTCGGCGAGACTGGAAAAAATGTATTTCCATGCTGTAATTACAGGCAGCATACTGAGCATACTTCTTTGCCATGTACTAATCCCTGCAAACGGCACAATCGGTGCAGCCTGGGCGTTACTGATATCCCATGGAACCGCAATTATAATTTACAGTCTCGGTATATCAAGGCATTTATTGAAACAACGAAGTCTCTATAAATGA
- a CDS encoding diguanylate cyclase, whose amino-acid sequence MKDEAKTKTQLIEELDALRRQIEEDRRRAGEASAARMAEKAGWERREKLLREMGRLLRSCGVAREGLAVIQLFGPQLFPGSAGAFFLHGNAVGDMEAAVAWGPDLQSESVFPREDCWALRSGRTHRVDFGPSALRCRHMKANSMALYFDVPVVDEAEGPFLLHLEYPGDPSAVEPDLHELAASVAERMALSLSGLKMREKLKALFIRDPLTGLFNRGYGEEALGLEIFRAARRKGPVGLVAANLDHFEKFNHMYGYEEGDALLRELGEVIRHQVRGGDIPCRWEGDSFIVIMPEAPLETARNRAERIREAIGSLVVVTGQKKKPFDAVTASFGIAAYPDYGKSADDLLRMADKAVFQAKREGGNRVAVARMIPPPE is encoded by the coding sequence ATGAAAGACGAAGCGAAGACAAAGACGCAGCTCATTGAAGAACTGGACGCTCTCCGCCGCCAGATCGAGGAAGATCGGCGGCGGGCCGGAGAGGCGTCGGCCGCCCGGATGGCGGAAAAGGCGGGATGGGAGCGCCGGGAAAAACTTCTGCGGGAGATGGGGAGGCTGTTGAGGTCCTGCGGCGTTGCGCGCGAAGGGCTGGCGGTGATTCAGCTCTTCGGACCGCAGCTGTTTCCCGGTTCGGCGGGAGCGTTTTTCCTCCATGGCAATGCGGTCGGGGACATGGAAGCCGCCGTGGCCTGGGGGCCGGACCTTCAGAGCGAGTCGGTGTTTCCCCGGGAGGATTGCTGGGCGCTGCGGAGCGGAAGGACGCACCGGGTCGATTTCGGTCCCTCGGCCCTGCGCTGCCGTCACATGAAGGCGAACAGCATGGCCCTCTATTTCGACGTCCCGGTTGTGGACGAGGCGGAAGGGCCGTTCCTGCTGCATCTCGAGTATCCCGGCGATCCTTCCGCGGTGGAACCGGATCTCCATGAGCTGGCTGCGTCGGTGGCGGAGCGCATGGCCCTTTCCCTGTCGGGCCTGAAGATGCGCGAGAAGCTCAAAGCCCTGTTCATCCGCGATCCGCTCACTGGGCTTTTCAACCGGGGGTATGGGGAAGAGGCGCTCGGCCTGGAGATTTTCCGCGCCGCGCGAAGGAAGGGTCCTGTCGGGCTCGTGGCTGCAAATCTCGATCACTTCGAGAAATTCAACCATATGTATGGATACGAGGAAGGGGACGCCCTGCTCCGGGAGCTGGGGGAGGTGATCCGGCACCAGGTGCGCGGCGGAGACATCCCCTGCCGGTGGGAAGGGGATTCGTTCATCGTCATCATGCCGGAGGCCCCGCTGGAAACGGCGAGGAATCGGGCCGAGCGGATTCGCGAGGCCATCGGATCGCTGGTCGTCGTGACGGGCCAGAAGAAGAAGCCCTTCGACGCGGTGACAGCGTCCTTCGGCATTGCGGCGTATCCGGACTACGGGAAAAGCGCCGACGATCTCCTGCGGATGGCCGACAAGGCGGTCTTTCAGGCAAAGCGGGAAGGCGGCAACCGCGTGGCCGTCGCCCGGATGATCCCCCCGCCGGAGTGA
- a CDS encoding radical SAM protein, with translation MEASVITTYRCPMRCRMCNIWDNPSDPQNEFKPDLMHKLPKLALVNLTGGEPFVRGDLEEIVRIIFTKTDRVVISTSGWFEDRIIRMAEKYPNLGFRVSMEGLSQKNDELRGREGGFDRGLRTLLELRRMGVKDIGFGITVSNGNSADMLHLYELSRNLKLEFATAAFHNSFYFYKDDNVITNLDEVIADLEELINRLLKENHPKSWFRALFNLGLIHYIRGCPRLLPCEAGSENFFIDPYGEVLPCNGMEVKCWYATMGNLNNAKNFMEIWESDQAKKVREQVRTCPKNCWMIGSASPVMKKYAFHLLPWIVTNKLRSMTGKRACSNHIPNLRNYLIHESRRQK, from the coding sequence ATGGAAGCCTCCGTGATCACCACATATCGCTGCCCCATGCGCTGCAGGATGTGCAACATCTGGGACAATCCGTCAGATCCCCAAAATGAATTCAAGCCCGATCTCATGCACAAGCTCCCGAAACTGGCCCTGGTCAACCTCACCGGAGGCGAGCCTTTTGTGAGGGGGGACCTGGAAGAGATCGTCCGGATCATCTTCACGAAGACCGATCGTGTTGTTATCAGCACCAGCGGCTGGTTTGAAGACCGGATCATCCGGATGGCCGAAAAGTATCCCAATCTTGGGTTCCGGGTAAGCATGGAGGGACTGTCGCAGAAGAACGATGAGCTCAGGGGCCGGGAAGGTGGCTTTGATCGCGGCCTTAGAACCCTCCTGGAGCTGCGCAGAATGGGCGTTAAGGACATCGGTTTCGGCATTACCGTCTCGAATGGCAATTCCGCCGACATGCTGCATCTTTACGAACTGTCTCGAAACCTGAAGCTGGAATTCGCCACGGCGGCCTTTCATAATTCCTTCTACTTTTACAAGGACGACAACGTCATCACCAACCTGGATGAAGTCATCGCCGACTTGGAAGAACTCATCAATCGGCTTCTGAAGGAAAACCACCCGAAGTCATGGTTCAGGGCCCTGTTCAACCTCGGCCTGATTCATTACATCAGGGGTTGTCCGAGACTTCTGCCCTGCGAGGCAGGCTCGGAAAACTTCTTCATCGATCCCTATGGCGAGGTACTTCCATGCAACGGCATGGAAGTCAAATGCTGGTATGCCACCATGGGGAACCTTAACAATGCAAAGAACTTCATGGAAATCTGGGAGAGCGATCAGGCAAAAAAAGTAAGGGAACAAGTCAGAACGTGTCCCAAGAACTGCTGGATGATTGGTTCCGCTTCCCCGGTGATGAAGAAATATGCTTTTCATCTGCTGCCTTGGATCGTCACAAATAAGCTCAGATCCATGACGGGAAAGCGGGCTTGTTCAAATCATATTCCGAATTTGCGTAACTATCTGATTCATGAATCACGCCGGCAAAAGTAA